A genomic segment from Bradyrhizobium sp. ISRA430 encodes:
- a CDS encoding VOC family protein — protein MAKNTICLWYDKDAEAAARFYAETFPDSAVHAVHRAPSDYPSGNAGDVLTVEFTVAGVACLGLNGGPVFKHNEAFSFQIATDDQDETDRYWNAIVGNGGQESACGWCKDKWGVSWQITPRVLTKALAAGGAEAKRAFEAMMGMTKIDVAAIKAARRG, from the coding sequence GACGCCGAAGCTGCTGCCCGCTTCTATGCCGAGACGTTTCCCGACAGCGCAGTGCACGCTGTCCACCGCGCTCCCAGCGACTATCCGTCCGGCAACGCAGGCGATGTGCTGACGGTCGAGTTCACTGTTGCCGGCGTCGCCTGTCTCGGCCTCAACGGCGGTCCCGTGTTCAAGCACAACGAGGCCTTCTCGTTCCAGATCGCCACCGACGATCAGGACGAGACAGACCGCTACTGGAACGCCATCGTCGGCAATGGCGGGCAGGAAAGCGCTTGCGGCTGGTGCAAGGACAAATGGGGCGTTTCCTGGCAGATCACGCCGCGCGTGCTCACCAAGGCGTTGGCGGCCGGCGGTGCCGAAGCAAAGCGCGCATTCGAAGCGATGATGGGCATGACGAAGATCGATGTCGCCGCAATCAAGGCGGCGCGCCGCGGTTGA
- a CDS encoding L,D-transpeptidase: MADRLTAAQCSTAMRRRGPPGIVTFAAMAALTALTAGAAAKQARPAVEATAPREAGEPIMAIVSIQSQKVTFYDADGWILRAPVSTGTTGRETPAGVFAVIEKDKDHHSTMYDDAWMPNMQRITWNGIALHGGPLPGYAASHGCVRMPYGFAENLFEKTQIGMRVIISPNDAAPVDFSHPALFVPNKQAIAAAPARADTLSREAEEATRAADETKSAAAAAAREAASLPTTLRKLEQLKARADAELAYADKALATAKTDQAKARAEEQKQKAATKAADAATQLDSAKTDAQPKRDAAAAAKDAAKAAATKKADAVKAATEAKLALEPVSVYISRSTQRLYVRRNTHKPAPDGGGEVFDTSIEVPVTIRNSDQPIGTHVFTAMAKNDTGLRWSVVTIDDGDNAKDALDRITIPQDVLDRIAPTAVPRSSIIISDEPLSKETNYRTEFVAVLSNQPQGGFITRKPTTDMIASRDGGWGDDDGFGFFFQQRSYDQQPGTGYPRRRGGQYYQPMQPMQRGWW, from the coding sequence ATGGCAGATCGGTTGACGGCGGCGCAATGCAGCACGGCGATGCGGCGTCGAGGCCCCCCCGGCATTGTCACATTCGCGGCGATGGCCGCTTTGACGGCACTGACCGCAGGCGCCGCGGCCAAGCAGGCGCGCCCCGCCGTCGAGGCGACGGCGCCGCGCGAGGCCGGCGAGCCGATCATGGCGATCGTGTCGATCCAGAGCCAGAAGGTCACCTTCTACGACGCCGACGGCTGGATCCTGCGCGCCCCGGTGTCGACTGGCACGACCGGACGCGAGACGCCGGCCGGCGTCTTCGCCGTCATCGAGAAGGACAAGGACCACCACTCGACCATGTATGACGATGCCTGGATGCCGAACATGCAGCGCATCACCTGGAACGGCATCGCACTGCATGGCGGCCCCCTGCCCGGCTATGCGGCCTCGCACGGCTGCGTACGCATGCCCTACGGCTTTGCGGAGAATCTGTTCGAAAAGACGCAGATCGGGATGCGGGTGATCATCTCGCCGAACGACGCGGCCCCGGTCGATTTCTCCCACCCGGCGCTGTTCGTGCCGAACAAGCAGGCCATTGCGGCAGCCCCGGCGCGTGCCGATACACTCTCCCGCGAAGCCGAGGAAGCCACCAGGGCAGCCGACGAAACGAAGAGCGCCGCCGCGGCGGCGGCACGCGAAGCCGCATCGCTCCCGACGACGTTGCGCAAGCTGGAACAGCTCAAGGCTCGGGCCGACGCCGAACTCGCCTATGCCGACAAGGCACTCGCGACCGCAAAGACGGATCAGGCCAAGGCTCGGGCCGAGGAGCAGAAGCAGAAGGCCGCCACCAAGGCCGCGGATGCGGCGACGCAGCTCGACTCCGCCAAGACCGATGCGCAGCCGAAGCGCGACGCCGCTGCGGCGGCAAAAGATGCCGCCAAGGCGGCTGCAACCAAAAAGGCCGACGCCGTCAAGGCGGCGACCGAGGCGAAGCTCGCGCTCGAGCCGGTCTCTGTGTACATCAGCCGGTCGACGCAAAGGCTTTACGTGCGGCGCAACACGCACAAGCCGGCGCCGGACGGCGGCGGCGAGGTGTTCGATACGAGCATCGAGGTTCCGGTCACGATCCGCAACTCCGATCAGCCGATCGGCACGCATGTGTTCACCGCGATGGCGAAGAACGATACCGGCCTGCGCTGGAGTGTGGTCACGATCGACGACGGCGACAACGCCAAGGACGCGCTCGACCGCATCACCATTCCGCAGGACGTGCTCGATCGCATCGCGCCGACGGCCGTGCCGCGATCGTCGATTATCATCTCGGACGAGCCGCTGAGCAAAGAGACCAACTATCGCACCGAGTTCGTCGCGGTGCTGAGCAACCAGCCCCAGGGCGGCTTCATCACGCGCAAGCCGACGACAGATATGATTGCGAGCCGCGACGGCGGCTGGGGCGACGACGACGGCTTCGGTTTCTTCTTCCAGCAGCGCAGTTATGACCAGCAACCAGGCACCGGTTATCCGCGTCGCCGCGGCGGCCAGTATTATCAACCGATGCAGCCGATGCAGCGGGGTTGGTGGTAA
- a CDS encoding CAP domain-containing protein, with amino-acid sequence MRTWGSMTRRMAGGIVAGLLLAAAPAMATDSPAELISSYRLKHGEARVVRDATLDRIALEQARAMAAKDDLSHEVLGPFTRRVAPVRAGRAAENIAYGYDSFEKTLGQWIDSSGHRKNLLLHNASRVGIASARNASGKRTYWAMVIAGDYEPKPGKGKKDKEPLVVVKREVAPSSRPKAGGCHIKLLSLCI; translated from the coding sequence ATGAGGACCTGGGGGTCAATGACACGTCGCATGGCCGGCGGAATCGTCGCCGGTCTTCTGCTGGCAGCCGCGCCCGCGATGGCCACGGACTCCCCTGCCGAACTGATCTCCAGCTACCGCCTCAAGCATGGCGAGGCCCGCGTCGTGCGCGACGCAACCCTCGACCGCATTGCGCTGGAACAGGCGCGCGCGATGGCGGCGAAGGACGATCTCAGTCACGAGGTCCTCGGCCCGTTCACCAGGCGGGTCGCGCCGGTGCGTGCCGGCCGCGCCGCGGAAAACATCGCCTATGGTTATGACAGTTTCGAGAAGACGCTCGGCCAGTGGATCGACTCCTCAGGGCACCGCAAGAACCTGCTGCTGCACAACGCCTCCCGCGTTGGGATCGCAAGCGCCAGGAATGCAAGCGGCAAGCGCACCTACTGGGCGATGGTGATCGCAGGCGATTACGAGCCGAAGCCGGGCAAAGGCAAGAAGGACAAAGAACCGCTTGTCGTTGTGAAGCGTGAAGTCGCGCCCTCAAGCCGGCCCAAAGCCGGTGGCTGCCACATCAAGCTGCTCAGCCTCTGCATTTGA
- a CDS encoding serine/threonine protein kinase: MSLPKEDAAVLSARWTDGVLLKRDVFSTVERGRFRSDSGEVDAVLRRLDEVPWWSFLLARHLFAREKHALALAKGLNVGPELLWAGRRALVRGFVDGAALHLAKPHGDLAYFRSAKAALRRLRRAGICHNDLAKEQNWLVGRDGRAYVTDFQLAACFEGRGWLYRILAYEDLRHLLKHKRSYVPEALTPRERKILAKKSFAASLWLATGKKVYRAITRGLFNFTDREGGGRRLVNDAPVLAALIRKNPAVRDTAIVAFADRRSGVGLYAFVEADQAALEGQLRNELTAARGPKPPEHIQVVHALPRDTSGRPRTEILQLVAMNQLDLIEPMMRNDQDRAFLKDILEQRKNLRDRFNFEANLPAS; the protein is encoded by the coding sequence ATGAGCCTCCCCAAGGAAGACGCCGCGGTGCTTTCGGCGCGCTGGACGGACGGCGTGCTGCTCAAGCGCGACGTGTTCTCGACAGTCGAACGGGGCCGCTTTCGCAGCGACAGCGGCGAGGTCGACGCCGTCCTGCGCCGGCTCGACGAAGTCCCGTGGTGGTCGTTCCTACTGGCGCGCCACCTATTCGCGCGCGAGAAGCATGCCCTGGCGCTCGCCAAAGGCCTGAACGTCGGTCCCGAGTTGCTGTGGGCCGGACGTCGCGCGCTGGTCCGCGGCTTCGTCGACGGAGCCGCGCTGCATTTGGCCAAACCGCATGGCGACCTCGCCTATTTTCGCTCGGCCAAGGCGGCGCTGCGCCGGTTGCGCCGCGCCGGCATCTGCCACAACGATCTCGCCAAGGAGCAGAACTGGCTGGTCGGTCGCGATGGGCGCGCCTATGTCACCGACTTCCAGCTTGCCGCCTGCTTTGAGGGACGCGGATGGCTCTATCGCATCCTCGCCTATGAAGACCTCCGGCATCTCCTCAAGCACAAGCGCTCCTATGTGCCGGAGGCGCTGACGCCGCGGGAGCGCAAGATCCTCGCAAAAAAATCGTTCGCCGCGAGCCTGTGGCTTGCCACGGGCAAGAAGGTCTATCGCGCGATCACGCGCGGACTGTTCAACTTCACCGACCGCGAAGGCGGCGGCCGCCGGCTGGTCAATGACGCGCCGGTGCTGGCCGCCCTGATCCGCAAAAATCCGGCCGTGCGCGACACCGCCATCGTCGCCTTCGCCGACCGCCGCTCGGGCGTCGGGCTCTATGCCTTCGTCGAGGCCGACCAGGCCGCCCTTGAAGGTCAGCTCCGCAACGAGCTCACGGCCGCCAGGGGACCGAAGCCTCCCGAACACATCCAGGTCGTGCATGCCCTGCCGCGCGATACCAGCGGCAGGCCGCGTACCGAGATCCTGCAGCTAGTTGCCATGAACCAGCTCGACCTGATCGAGCCGATGATGAGGAACGACCAGGACCGCGCCTTCCTCAAGGACATCCTGGAGCAGCGCAAGAACCTGCGTGACCGCTTCAATTTCGAGGCGAACCTGCCGGCGAGCTAG
- the trmFO gene encoding methylenetetrahydrofolate--tRNA-(uracil(54)-C(5))-methyltransferase (FADH(2)-oxidizing) TrmFO, which produces MTGPQSNTVHVIGAGLAGSEAAWQVAKSGIPVVLHEMRPTRMTEAHRTDGLAELVCSNSFRSDDAANNAVGLLHAEMRRLGSLIMRAADANQVPAGGALAVDRDGFSAAVTKALNDHPLIEIARDEVAGLPPAEWDNVIVATGPLTSAPLADAIRGLTDENALAFFDAIAPIVHRDSIDMSVAWFQSRYDKVGPGGNGADYINCPMTKEQYDGFVAALLAGEKTEFKEWETNTPYFDGCLPIEVMAERGPETLRHGPMKPVGLTNPHDPTTKPYAIVQLRQDNKLGTLYNIVGFQTKLKYGEQQRIFRAIPGLEKAEFARLGGLHRNTFLNSPKLLDGQLRLRAQPRLRFAGQMTGCEGYVESASVGLIAGLHAAADARGERLTSPPATTALGSLLGHITGGHIETIEAGTRSFQPMNINFGLFPPLASAPTKKADGTRLRGNEKTVAKKQALSARALADLDRWIADHLHIATAA; this is translated from the coding sequence ATGACAGGACCCCAATCCAACACTGTGCATGTGATCGGCGCCGGGCTAGCCGGCTCGGAGGCCGCCTGGCAGGTGGCTAAATCAGGCATCCCGGTGGTGCTGCACGAGATGCGGCCGACCCGCATGACCGAGGCTCACCGCACCGACGGGCTTGCCGAGCTCGTCTGTTCGAACTCGTTCCGCTCCGACGATGCCGCCAACAACGCCGTGGGCCTGCTCCACGCGGAGATGCGCCGCCTCGGCTCGCTGATCATGCGCGCCGCCGATGCCAACCAGGTGCCCGCTGGCGGCGCGCTGGCGGTCGATCGCGATGGCTTTTCCGCCGCGGTCACCAAGGCGCTCAACGACCATCCCCTGATCGAGATTGCTCGCGACGAAGTCGCCGGCCTCCCGCCGGCCGAATGGGACAACGTGATCGTTGCGACTGGCCCCCTCACCTCCGCACCGCTGGCCGACGCGATCCGCGGACTGACCGACGAGAACGCGCTCGCCTTCTTCGACGCGATCGCGCCGATCGTGCATCGCGACTCCATCGACATGTCGGTGGCCTGGTTCCAGTCGCGCTATGACAAGGTCGGTCCGGGCGGCAACGGCGCCGACTACATCAACTGCCCGATGACCAAGGAGCAGTATGACGGCTTCGTCGCCGCGCTGCTGGCGGGCGAGAAGACCGAGTTCAAGGAGTGGGAGACCAACACGCCCTATTTCGACGGCTGCCTGCCGATCGAGGTCATGGCGGAGCGCGGGCCCGAAACCTTGCGCCACGGGCCGATGAAGCCGGTCGGGCTGACCAATCCGCACGATCCCACCACAAAGCCCTACGCGATCGTGCAACTCCGCCAGGATAACAAGCTCGGCACGCTCTACAATATCGTCGGCTTCCAGACGAAGTTGAAGTACGGCGAGCAGCAGCGCATCTTCCGCGCGATTCCGGGTCTCGAGAAGGCCGAGTTCGCCCGTCTCGGCGGCCTGCATCGCAACACTTTCCTCAATTCACCCAAACTGCTCGACGGCCAATTGCGCCTGCGCGCACAGCCACGACTGCGCTTTGCCGGCCAGATGACTGGCTGCGAGGGCTATGTGGAATCCGCCAGCGTCGGCCTGATCGCGGGCCTCCATGCGGCAGCGGACGCGCGCGGCGAGCGGCTTACGAGCCCGCCAGCCACGACGGCGCTGGGATCGCTGCTCGGCCACATCACCGGCGGCCATATCGAGACCATCGAAGCGGGCACGCGATCGTTCCAGCCGATGAACATCAATTTCGGCCTGTTCCCGCCGCTTGCAAGCGCACCGACGAAGAAGGCCGACGGCACACGCCTGCGCGGCAACGAGAAAACGGTGGCCAAGAAGCAAGCGTTGAGTGCGCGGGCGCTTGCCGATCTCGATCGCTGGATCGCCGATCACCTGCACATTGCCACAGCGGCGTGA
- a CDS encoding DUF1127 domain-containing protein, whose protein sequence is MLLSLIRMIQAFRDYQRNVAELSQLSDRELADIGLDRSDIPRVAAGQYQG, encoded by the coding sequence ATGCTGCTCTCGCTCATCCGCATGATCCAGGCTTTCCGGGACTATCAGCGCAATGTTGCCGAGCTGTCCCAGCTCAGCGATCGCGAACTGGCCGACATCGGCCTCGATCGCTCGGACATCCCGCGCGTTGCCGCCGGTCAGTATCAGGGCTGA
- a CDS encoding lytic murein transglycosylase: MTPTISRLALAAFTLTASILSAEPTLAAVACGSGNFDAWLADFKTDAAAKGISQQAITAGLAGVTLDQTVLNRDRSQKVFSQSFEEFSGRMVPPRLQRGSNMMKQYGSVLSRIEQAYGVQGEVLVAIWGLETDFGVNIGKFPTIRSLATLAYDCRRAEQFRGELMDALRIVQRGDLAPAEMRGAWAGEIGQTQFMPSSWIKYAVDFDGNGKRDLLHNAPDVLASTANYLAGYGWQRGKDWQPGSPNFAVLQQWNKSEVYAKTVAYFATQLARAP; the protein is encoded by the coding sequence ATGACCCCGACGATTTCTCGTCTCGCCCTCGCCGCCTTCACCCTCACCGCGTCCATCCTGTCTGCCGAGCCCACGCTCGCCGCAGTCGCCTGCGGCTCGGGCAACTTCGATGCCTGGCTTGCCGACTTCAAAACCGACGCCGCCGCCAAGGGCATCTCGCAGCAGGCGATCACCGCGGGGCTTGCCGGCGTGACCCTCGATCAGACCGTGCTCAATCGCGACCGCTCGCAAAAAGTCTTCAGCCAGAGCTTTGAAGAATTTTCCGGCCGCATGGTGCCGCCGCGCCTGCAGCGCGGCTCCAACATGATGAAGCAATATGGCTCGGTGCTCTCCCGCATCGAGCAGGCGTACGGTGTGCAGGGCGAGGTGCTGGTCGCGATCTGGGGGCTCGAGACCGATTTCGGCGTCAACATCGGCAAGTTTCCGACGATCCGCTCGCTCGCGACGCTGGCCTATGACTGCCGGCGCGCCGAGCAGTTTCGCGGCGAGCTGATGGATGCGCTGCGCATCGTCCAACGCGGCGATCTGGCACCGGCTGAAATGCGCGGTGCCTGGGCCGGCGAGATCGGCCAGACCCAGTTCATGCCGTCATCCTGGATAAAGTACGCCGTCGACTTCGACGGCAACGGCAAGCGCGACCTGCTGCACAACGCGCCCGACGTGCTCGCCTCCACCGCGAATTATCTGGCCGGCTATGGCTGGCAGCGCGGCAAGGATTGGCAGCCGGGCAGCCCGAATTTCGCGGTGCTACAGCAGTGGAACAAGAGCGAGGTCTACGCCAAGACGGTCGCCTATTTCGCGACCCAGCTCGCGCGCGCTCCTTAG
- a CDS encoding DUF2189 domain-containing protein, with amino-acid sequence MATFYQGNVPTMAQTADAAGPVIRTIRLSDLHDALKRGWEDFKAVPSHAIILCVIYPVLGLVLARVVMGYSVLPLLFPLAAGFALIGPFAALGLYELSSRRERGEEASAWDAMEVLRSPSFGAMLGLGTLLLALFVTWVATAQAIYVAAFGYEGVTGISDFARRVLTTQQGWWLIVVGCGVGFVFALGTLCVSVVSFPLMLDRHAGALEAVVTSLRVVAKNPVPMAAWGLIVAVLLALGTIPAFLGLAVVIPLLGHATWHLYRKAIVSEPGARPVPPPPHRPRKPAADFPANLFPWRNDTNA; translated from the coding sequence ATGGCCACGTTCTACCAGGGCAATGTCCCCACGATGGCCCAGACCGCGGATGCGGCTGGACCTGTGATCCGAACCATCCGACTGTCCGACCTGCACGACGCGCTCAAGCGCGGTTGGGAAGATTTCAAGGCGGTTCCGAGCCACGCCATCATCCTCTGCGTGATCTATCCGGTGCTGGGCCTCGTGCTCGCTCGCGTGGTGATGGGCTATTCGGTGCTGCCGCTGCTGTTTCCACTGGCCGCGGGCTTTGCCCTGATCGGCCCGTTCGCCGCCCTCGGACTCTATGAGCTCAGCAGCCGGCGCGAACGCGGTGAGGAAGCCAGCGCCTGGGATGCCATGGAGGTGCTGCGCTCGCCTTCATTCGGCGCGATGCTCGGCCTCGGCACGCTGTTGCTCGCGCTGTTCGTGACCTGGGTCGCGACGGCGCAGGCGATCTACGTTGCAGCCTTCGGCTATGAAGGCGTGACCGGAATCTCGGATTTCGCAAGGCGCGTGCTGACGACGCAACAAGGCTGGTGGCTGATCGTGGTCGGCTGCGGCGTCGGCTTCGTGTTCGCGCTGGGTACGCTTTGCGTCAGCGTCGTGTCGTTTCCACTGATGCTCGACCGCCATGCCGGCGCGCTGGAGGCGGTGGTGACCTCGCTTCGCGTCGTGGCGAAGAACCCGGTGCCGATGGCGGCCTGGGGCCTGATCGTGGCAGTGCTGCTGGCGCTCGGAACGATCCCCGCTTTCCTTGGCCTGGCCGTAGTCATCCCCCTGCTCGGCCACGCCACCTGGCACCTCTACCGCAAGGCAATCGTCTCCGAACCCGGTGCCCGTCCGGTGCCGCCTCCGCCGCATCGTCCGCGCAAGCCGGCGGCCGATTTCCCCGCCAACCTCTTCCCCTGGCGGAATGACACGAACGCCTAG
- a CDS encoding DUF3597 domain-containing protein, whose translation MSIFGKIMSAIFGSEPAAAAPPAGSAPAGSAPSSAPAAAPMATVDVAAIVDKAAAAHKGEKLEWRTSIVDLMKALDIDSSLAARKDLAKELGYTGDMNDSASMNVWLHKQVMSKLAANGGKLPPEIKH comes from the coding sequence ATGAGCATTTTCGGGAAAATCATGAGCGCGATCTTCGGCAGCGAGCCGGCCGCTGCCGCGCCCCCTGCGGGCAGTGCGCCCGCCGGCTCCGCGCCGTCGTCTGCGCCTGCTGCTGCGCCCATGGCAACCGTGGACGTCGCCGCGATCGTCGACAAGGCCGCCGCCGCCCACAAGGGCGAGAAGCTGGAATGGCGCACCTCGATCGTCGACCTCATGAAGGCGCTCGACATCGATTCCAGCCTTGCCGCCCGCAAGGACCTCGCCAAGGAGCTCGGCTACACCGGCGACATGAACGACTCGGCCAGCATGAATGTCTGGCTGCACAAGCAAGTCATGTCCAAGCTCGCCGCCAATGGCGGCAAGCTGCCGCCCGAGATCAAGCACTGA
- a CDS encoding GNAT family N-acetyltransferase: MAASVRDNKDKSRFELDVGSEVAFANYRLTPSAVIITHTETPRALRGRGIASELIKGALELIRHDGKKVIAGCGFVVDYLDRHPEDADLVA, translated from the coding sequence ATGGCGGCATCGGTACGCGACAACAAGGACAAGAGCCGCTTCGAACTCGACGTCGGCAGCGAGGTCGCCTTCGCCAATTATCGGTTGACGCCGTCGGCCGTGATCATCACCCACACCGAGACGCCGCGCGCGCTGCGCGGCCGCGGCATCGCTTCCGAGCTGATCAAGGGCGCGCTGGAATTGATCCGCCACGACGGCAAGAAGGTGATTGCCGGCTGCGGTTTCGTCGTCGACTATCTCGACAGGCATCCGGAGGATGCCGATCTCGTCGCCTGA
- a CDS encoding tetratricopeptide repeat protein has protein sequence MRVPISLMAVLAALAAMSPVPASAEGGPAWEACVGLTGTPDERVKACSIVIDTKSESGRRLAGAYCNRGHGLTEKSELDAALSDLDEAVRLAPDYACAFNNRGRVFSFKHDYDRAIADYDQAIKLDPSLALAYSNRGESRYNKGDLDGALADFSTAIKLDSNYATAYANRGYAYYRKHDMPHALADFTMRIKLAPGLLAYIDRGNVYRDSEQLDRAAADYGEAIRVAPTDARGWRNRGMIRLYQGDNKGGLADYDKALQYDPSDVFSWNNRGQARLRLGDRQGAIADFRKALELRPGLPAAREALQKLGAL, from the coding sequence ATGCGTGTCCCGATCAGCCTCATGGCCGTACTTGCCGCGCTCGCCGCGATGTCGCCGGTGCCGGCCTCGGCGGAAGGCGGCCCGGCCTGGGAGGCGTGCGTTGGACTGACAGGCACGCCGGACGAGCGGGTCAAGGCCTGCTCGATCGTGATCGACACCAAGAGCGAGAGCGGCCGCAGGCTCGCCGGTGCCTATTGCAACCGCGGCCATGGCCTGACCGAGAAGAGCGAACTCGATGCCGCGCTGTCCGACCTCGACGAGGCGGTCAGGCTCGCTCCGGATTATGCCTGCGCCTTCAACAATCGCGGCCGCGTCTTTTCCTTCAAGCACGACTACGATCGCGCCATAGCCGACTACGACCAGGCCATCAAGCTCGATCCGTCGCTGGCGCTCGCCTATAGCAACCGCGGCGAGTCCCGCTATAACAAGGGCGACCTCGACGGCGCCTTGGCTGACTTCAGCACCGCGATCAAGCTCGACTCGAACTATGCCACGGCCTATGCCAATCGCGGCTACGCCTACTATCGCAAGCACGACATGCCGCATGCGCTCGCCGACTTCACCATGCGGATCAAGCTGGCGCCCGGTCTGCTCGCCTATATCGATCGCGGCAACGTCTATCGCGACAGCGAGCAGCTCGACCGCGCCGCCGCCGATTACGGCGAGGCGATCCGGGTAGCGCCGACGGATGCGCGCGGCTGGCGCAATCGCGGTATGATCCGGCTCTACCAGGGCGACAACAAGGGCGGGCTCGCCGACTACGACAAGGCGCTGCAATACGATCCGTCCGACGTGTTCTCCTGGAACAATCGCGGCCAGGCCAGGCTTCGGCTTGGTGACAGGCAAGGTGCCATCGCCGACTTCAGGAAGGCGCTGGAGCTGCGGCCCGGGTTGCCGGCCGCGCGCGAGGCGCTCCAGAAGCTCGGTGCCCTGTAG
- a CDS encoding SPW repeat protein encodes MSDFGFLNTHRTWEDWCGMLLGALIVASPWFPIQDQAAIVGQQMAILNAVAVGLAVFGISQLEYVSLQRWQEVTTILIGLWLIASPYVLGYSGEGFLRIYHTSLGAVVVLLGVLQLWQDWDLNDQEMLKHGQ; translated from the coding sequence ATGTCGGACTTTGGTTTCTTGAATACTCATCGAACATGGGAAGACTGGTGCGGGATGCTGCTCGGCGCGCTGATCGTCGCGTCGCCATGGTTTCCCATCCAGGATCAGGCCGCGATTGTCGGACAGCAGATGGCGATCCTGAACGCGGTCGCAGTCGGCCTTGCCGTGTTTGGCATCAGCCAGCTCGAATACGTCTCGCTGCAGCGCTGGCAAGAGGTGACGACGATTCTGATCGGACTGTGGCTCATCGCCTCGCCCTATGTCCTCGGCTATTCCGGTGAGGGTTTTCTCCGCATCTACCACACGAGCCTCGGCGCGGTGGTGGTGCTCCTCGGCGTGCTCCAGCTTTGGCAGGACTGGGACCTGAATGACCAGGAGATGCTCAAGCATGGGCAGTAG
- a CDS encoding GNAT family N-acetyltransferase, whose amino-acid sequence MSDVINNKTHSRYELAVEGHLAATYYKLDGDVITFVHTEVPSELGGKGIGSKLVKGALDQVRTAGLKVVAQCPFVKAWIDKHPDYADLVKR is encoded by the coding sequence ATGAGCGACGTCATCAACAACAAAACCCACAGCCGCTACGAGCTCGCCGTCGAGGGCCACCTCGCCGCGACCTACTATAAGCTCGATGGCGACGTCATCACCTTCGTCCATACCGAGGTGCCATCGGAGCTCGGCGGCAAGGGCATCGGCTCGAAGCTGGTTAAGGGCGCGCTCGATCAGGTCCGCACCGCAGGCCTGAAGGTCGTCGCGCAGTGCCCGTTCGTGAAGGCGTGGATCGACAAGCACCCGGACTATGCGGATCTTGTGAAGAGATGA